A genomic window from Xenorhabdus cabanillasii includes:
- a CDS encoding TerC family protein, producing the protein MEWIADPTIWAGLATLIVLEIVLGIDNLIFIAILADKLPEKQRDKARLTGLSCALLMRLLLLFSLSWLISLTTPLLTLWDHPFSARDLIMLIGGMFLLFKATMELNERLEGKILHTNQQRKGTSFWAVVVQIIVLDAVFSLDSVITAVGMVNHIGIMVTAVIIAMILMIWASKPLTKFVNAHPTIVILCLSFLLMIGFSLVAEGFGYKIPKGYLYAAIGFSIMIEALNQFAHFNRRKFLSASRSLRERTAEAVLHILNGRRESADLDNHTSSLIADHEEHKEVFEPQERQMIARVFSLAQRTVSSIMTSRHDVVYLDVHSPTDKLAILLEQKPHTRIVVTDEKTSDEPLGVVHVIDILNQQLTYKTFNLRQLVQQPLIFPESLSLLQALEQFRQAQTHFAFVVDEFGSVEGIVTVTDVMETITGNLPVGSGEIDARHDIQVTEEGHWIANGFMPLDDLILYVPLSLDEKREYQTLAGLLMEHLQHIPQQGEQLQIGDYLFEPLEITSHRINKVKITLLKIEEEMKE; encoded by the coding sequence ATGGAATGGATCGCTGATCCAACGATATGGGCAGGTCTGGCCACACTTATCGTTTTAGAAATTGTTCTCGGAATTGACAACTTAATCTTTATTGCCATTCTGGCAGATAAACTTCCTGAAAAACAGAGAGATAAAGCGCGTCTCACTGGTTTATCCTGTGCTCTGTTGATGAGGTTGCTCTTATTATTCAGCCTTTCCTGGCTTATTTCTCTGACAACACCATTGCTAACCTTGTGGGATCATCCATTCAGTGCCCGTGATTTAATTATGCTGATTGGGGGAATGTTTCTACTGTTTAAAGCCACAATGGAGTTGAATGAACGGCTAGAAGGAAAAATCCTGCATACCAATCAACAACGTAAAGGAACAAGTTTTTGGGCGGTTGTTGTACAGATTATTGTCTTAGATGCTGTTTTCTCACTGGATTCCGTTATTACCGCTGTGGGTATGGTGAATCATATCGGTATCATGGTTACTGCGGTCATCATCGCCATGATCCTGATGATATGGGCCAGTAAGCCTCTGACAAAGTTTGTTAATGCCCATCCTACCATCGTTATACTGTGTCTCAGTTTTCTACTGATGATTGGTTTCAGCCTGGTAGCCGAAGGCTTTGGCTACAAAATACCCAAAGGCTATCTTTATGCCGCCATTGGCTTCTCCATTATGATCGAAGCATTAAATCAATTCGCCCATTTCAATCGTCGAAAATTCCTGAGTGCTTCCCGCTCACTGCGCGAAAGAACCGCAGAAGCTGTCCTCCATATTTTAAATGGCAGACGTGAAAGTGCGGATTTGGATAACCATACTTCCAGTTTGATTGCGGATCATGAAGAGCATAAAGAAGTTTTTGAACCACAAGAACGGCAAATGATTGCCCGCGTTTTTAGTCTTGCACAACGTACAGTCAGCAGTATTATGACCTCACGCCACGACGTGGTTTACCTTGATGTTCACTCACCTACTGACAAACTGGCTATATTACTGGAGCAAAAACCACATACCCGGATTGTCGTCACGGATGAAAAAACTAGTGATGAACCGCTGGGCGTGGTTCATGTGATTGATATCCTTAATCAACAACTCACTTATAAAACATTTAATTTGCGGCAATTAGTACAACAACCTTTGATTTTCCCTGAATCTCTCTCTTTACTTCAGGCGTTAGAACAATTCCGTCAGGCACAAACTCACTTTGCTTTTGTTGTTGATGAATTTGGCTCTGTTGAAGGTATTGTCACAGTCACAGATGTAATGGAAACCATCACAGGAAACTTGCCTGTAGGTAGTGGAGAGATTGATGCTCGCCATGATATTCAGGTCACAGAAGAAGGGCATTGGATTGCCAATGGATTTATGCCACTGGATGATCTGATACTTTATGTTCCACTATCACTGGATGAAAAACGCGAATACCAAACACTGGCAGGCCTGTTGATGGAACATCTACAACATATTCCACAACAAGGGGAACAACTACAGATTGGCGATTATCTTTTTGAACCACTGGAAATCACCAGTCATCGTATTAATAAAGTGAAAATCACCTTGCTAAAAATAGAAGAAGAGATGAAAGAATAA